In Streptomyces longhuiensis, the following proteins share a genomic window:
- a CDS encoding glycoside hydrolase family 25 protein translates to MLRGIDVSSYQSTFDTDGQSFVFIKATEGRSYVNPRLTAQTKLARDGGCVVGFYHFLWPGNLTAQAEYFVSKAPEKAGDLLAVDWETTGEGTRASNAEKDRFIREVKRLRPHHRVLLYTNRNFWLNVDTTSYAGDGLWIADYTTAGKPRIKAAWKFHQYTDSPIDKDVAQFTSKGALRDWATP, encoded by the coding sequence ATGCTGCGCGGTATCGACGTCAGCTCGTACCAGTCCACCTTCGACACGGACGGCCAGTCGTTCGTCTTCATCAAGGCGACGGAGGGGCGTTCGTACGTCAATCCGCGGCTCACGGCGCAGACGAAACTGGCCCGCGACGGCGGCTGCGTCGTCGGCTTCTACCACTTCCTGTGGCCGGGCAACCTCACGGCCCAGGCCGAGTACTTCGTGAGCAAGGCCCCGGAGAAGGCGGGGGACCTGCTCGCCGTGGACTGGGAGACGACCGGTGAGGGCACCCGCGCGAGCAACGCGGAGAAGGACCGCTTCATCCGCGAGGTGAAGCGCCTGCGCCCCCATCACCGGGTGCTGCTCTACACGAACCGCAACTTCTGGCTCAACGTCGACACGACGTCCTACGCCGGTGACGGCCTCTGGATCGCCGACTACACGACGGCCGGCAAGCCGCGCATCAAGGCGGCCTGGAAGTTCCACCAGTACACGGACAGTCCGATCGACAAGGACGTCGCCCAGTTCACGAGCAAGGGCGCGCTGCGGGACTGGGCCACCCCGTGA
- a CDS encoding L,D-transpeptidase — translation MGRRKGGIGIALVTVAVLVGASACGGGGDKEAGGNDGKAAGKPRSSASPKPAKPKGPPMLLETITPLNDAKVGVAMPISVVFTDPVAAKARASVEKHMKVSTSQPVAGAWHWFGDKRADWRPKEYWPSGTKVKIDADMKGVSNGNGRYGVHGYTHTFTVGDDVRADVSVTGHTMKVTKNGQAVRTLSINAGSAEFPTWNGTMAVIDKQKEVHMTSCSVGISCNKGSANYYDLTLPWDVHLTQSGTYVHYSTGDPNPGSGSARGSHGCVHLSLADAKWFYGQVKQGDPVTITGSPRAKAPADNGYAAFNLSWDQWLAGSGAGEGTTATL, via the coding sequence GTGGGACGGCGCAAGGGCGGAATAGGGATCGCGCTCGTGACGGTCGCGGTGCTGGTGGGCGCGAGCGCCTGCGGCGGCGGTGGCGACAAGGAAGCGGGCGGGAACGACGGGAAGGCGGCGGGGAAGCCGAGGTCGAGCGCCTCGCCCAAACCGGCGAAGCCCAAGGGTCCGCCCATGCTGCTTGAGACGATCACTCCGCTGAACGACGCCAAGGTCGGTGTGGCGATGCCGATTTCGGTGGTCTTCACCGACCCGGTGGCCGCCAAGGCGCGTGCCTCCGTCGAGAAGCACATGAAGGTCAGCACCTCGCAGCCGGTGGCCGGCGCCTGGCACTGGTTCGGCGACAAGCGCGCGGACTGGCGCCCGAAGGAGTACTGGCCCTCCGGTACGAAGGTGAAGATCGACGCCGACATGAAGGGCGTCAGCAACGGCAACGGCCGCTACGGCGTGCACGGTTACACGCACACCTTCACGGTCGGCGACGACGTCCGGGCCGACGTCTCCGTCACCGGTCACACCATGAAGGTCACCAAGAACGGCCAGGCGGTGCGCACGCTGTCGATCAACGCCGGCAGCGCCGAGTTCCCGACCTGGAACGGCACGATGGCCGTCATCGACAAGCAGAAGGAGGTCCACATGACCTCCTGCAGCGTCGGCATCAGCTGCAACAAGGGCAGCGCCAACTACTACGACCTGACGCTGCCCTGGGACGTCCACCTCACCCAGTCCGGCACCTACGTCCACTACTCGACCGGCGACCCGAACCCGGGCAGCGGCTCCGCCCGTGGCTCACACGGCTGCGTCCACCTGTCGCTGGCCGACGCCAAGTGGTTCTACGGGCAGGTCAAGCAGGGCGACCCCGTCACGATCACGGGCTCGCCGCGCGCCAAGGCTCCGGCCGACAACGGCTACGCGGCCTTCAACCTGAGCTGGGACCAGTGGCTCGCGGGGAGCGGGGCCGGGGAGGGCACGACGGCGACCCTGTGA
- a CDS encoding L-serine ammonia-lyase — MAISVFDLFSIGIGPSSSHTVGPMRAARMFARRLKNEGLLAHTASIRAELYGSLGATGHGHGTPKAVLLGLEGDSPRTVDVEKADDRVEAIKTSGKINLLGVHEIPFSFDDDLVLHRRKALPYHANGMTIFAYDHEGALVLEKTYYSVGGGFVVDEDAVAGENPIVPDDTVLKYPFRTGDELLRLAEETGLSISALMLENEKAWRTEDEIRSGLLDIWRVMQACVSRGMSREGILPGGLKVRRRAANSARQLRAEGDPMARAMEWITLYAMAVNEENAAGGRVVTAPTNGAAGIIPAVLHYYINFVPGADEEGVVRFMLSAGAIGMLFKENASISGAEVGCQGEVGSACSMAAGALAEVLGGTPEQVENAAEIGMEHNLGLTCDPVGGLVQIPCIERNGMAAVKAVTAARMAMRGDGSHKVSLDKVIKTMKETGADMSVKYKETARGGLAVNIIEC; from the coding sequence GTGGCCATCTCGGTCTTCGACCTGTTCTCGATCGGCATCGGCCCGTCCAGCTCCCACACGGTCGGCCCGATGCGGGCGGCCCGCATGTTCGCGCGCCGCCTGAAGAACGAGGGCCTGCTCGCCCACACCGCCTCGATACGGGCGGAGCTCTACGGCTCCCTCGGCGCCACCGGACACGGCCACGGCACCCCCAAGGCGGTGCTGCTGGGTCTGGAGGGCGACTCCCCCCGCACCGTCGACGTGGAGAAGGCCGACGACCGCGTCGAGGCGATCAAGACCTCCGGGAAGATCAACCTGCTCGGCGTCCACGAGATCCCGTTCAGCTTCGACGACGATCTGGTCCTGCACCGCCGCAAGGCGCTCCCGTACCACGCCAACGGCATGACGATCTTCGCCTACGACCACGAGGGCGCCCTCGTCCTGGAGAAGACGTACTACTCGGTGGGCGGCGGCTTCGTCGTCGACGAAGATGCGGTGGCCGGCGAGAACCCGATCGTCCCCGACGACACGGTCCTCAAGTACCCCTTCCGCACCGGCGACGAGCTGCTCCGCCTCGCCGAGGAGACCGGCCTGTCCATCTCCGCCCTGATGCTGGAGAACGAGAAGGCCTGGCGCACCGAGGACGAGATCCGCTCCGGTCTGCTCGACATCTGGCGCGTCATGCAGGCCTGCGTCTCGCGCGGCATGTCCCGCGAGGGCATCCTGCCCGGCGGCCTCAAGGTCCGCCGCCGCGCCGCGAACTCGGCCCGCCAGCTGCGCGCCGAGGGCGACCCGATGGCCCGCGCCATGGAGTGGATCACCCTCTACGCGATGGCCGTCAACGAGGAGAACGCCGCGGGCGGCCGCGTCGTGACCGCGCCCACCAACGGCGCCGCGGGCATCATCCCCGCGGTCCTGCACTACTACATCAACTTCGTGCCCGGCGCCGACGAGGAGGGCGTCGTCCGCTTCATGCTCTCCGCGGGCGCCATCGGCATGCTCTTCAAGGAGAACGCCTCCATCTCCGGCGCCGAGGTCGGCTGCCAGGGCGAGGTCGGATCCGCCTGCTCGATGGCCGCGGGCGCCCTCGCCGAGGTCCTCGGCGGCACCCCCGAGCAGGTCGAGAACGCCGCCGAGATCGGCATGGAGCACAACCTCGGCCTGACCTGCGACCCCGTCGGCGGCCTCGTCCAGATCCCCTGCATCGAGCGCAACGGCATGGCCGCCGTGAAGGCCGTCACCGCGGCCCGCATGGCCATGCGCGGCGACGGCAGCCACAAGGTCTCCCTCGACAAGGTCATCAAGACCATGAAGGAGACCGGCGCCGACATGTCCGTCAAGTACAAGGAGACGGCCCGCGGCGGGCTCGCGGTGAACATCATCGAGTGCTGA
- the glyA gene encoding serine hydroxymethyltransferase, translating into MSLMNTPLHELDPDVAAAVDAELHRQQSTLEMIASENFAPVAVMEAQGSVLTNKYAEGYPGRRYYGGCEHVDVTEQIAIDRVKDLFGAEYANVQPHSGASANQAALFALAKPGDTILGLDLAHGGHLTHGMRLNFSGKQFDVVAYHVDEAGLVDMAEVERLAKEHRPKVIIAGWSAYPRQLDFAAFRRIADETGAFLWVDMAHFAGLVAAGLHPNPVEYADVVTSTTHKTLGGPRGGIILAKKDFAKKLNSSVFPGFQGGPLEHVIAAKAVSFKVAASEDFKERQQRTIEGAQILAARLTSDDARAAGVNVLSGGTDVHLVLVDLRESELDGQQAEDRLHEVGITVNRNAVPNDPRPPMVTSGLRIGTPALATRGFQAEDFTEVADIIAEALKPEYNAASLKARVTALADKYPLYPGLK; encoded by the coding sequence ATGTCGCTCATGAACACCCCCCTGCACGAGCTCGACCCGGACGTCGCCGCCGCGGTCGACGCCGAGCTGCACCGCCAGCAGTCCACCCTCGAGATGATCGCGTCGGAGAACTTCGCTCCGGTCGCCGTCATGGAGGCGCAGGGCTCGGTCCTGACCAACAAGTACGCCGAGGGCTACCCCGGCCGGCGCTACTACGGCGGCTGCGAGCACGTCGACGTCACCGAGCAGATCGCCATCGACCGGGTCAAGGACCTCTTCGGCGCCGAGTACGCCAACGTCCAGCCCCACTCCGGCGCCTCCGCCAACCAGGCCGCCCTCTTCGCGCTCGCCAAGCCCGGCGACACGATCCTGGGCCTGGACCTGGCGCACGGCGGCCACCTCACCCACGGCATGCGCCTGAACTTCTCCGGCAAGCAGTTCGACGTCGTGGCCTACCACGTCGACGAGGCCGGCCTGGTGGACATGGCCGAGGTCGAGCGCCTCGCCAAGGAGCACCGCCCCAAGGTCATCATCGCGGGCTGGTCCGCCTACCCGCGCCAGCTGGACTTCGCCGCGTTCCGCCGCATCGCGGACGAGACCGGCGCCTTCCTGTGGGTCGACATGGCCCACTTCGCCGGACTCGTCGCGGCCGGACTGCACCCCAACCCGGTCGAGTACGCCGATGTGGTGACCTCCACCACGCACAAGACCCTCGGCGGGCCGCGCGGCGGGATCATCCTCGCGAAGAAGGACTTCGCGAAGAAGCTGAACTCCTCGGTCTTCCCCGGCTTCCAGGGCGGCCCCCTGGAGCACGTGATCGCCGCCAAGGCCGTCTCCTTCAAGGTCGCCGCGAGCGAGGACTTCAAGGAGCGCCAGCAGCGCACCATCGAGGGCGCCCAGATCCTCGCCGCCCGTCTGACCTCGGACGACGCACGCGCCGCCGGCGTGAACGTGCTGTCCGGCGGCACGGACGTGCACCTGGTCCTGGTCGACCTGCGCGAGTCCGAGCTCGACGGTCAGCAGGCCGAGGACCGTCTCCACGAGGTCGGCATCACCGTCAACCGCAACGCGGTCCCGAACGACCCGCGCCCGCCGATGGTCACCTCCGGCCTGCGGATCGGCACCCCGGCCCTGGCCACCCGTGGCTTCCAGGCCGAGGACTTCACCGAGGTCGCCGACATCATCGCCGAGGCGCTGAAGCCGGAATACAACGCGGCGTCCCTCAAGGCCCGCGTCACCGCCCTCGCCGACAAGTACCCCCTGTACCCCGGCCTGAAGTAG
- the gcvH gene encoding glycine cleavage system protein GcvH, which produces MSNPQQLRYSKEHEWLSGAEDGVSTVGITEFAANALGDVVYAQLPEVGDTVTAGETCGELESTKSVSDLYSPVTGEVVEANQDVVDDPALVNSAPFEGGWLFKVRISDEPKDLLSADEYDAFSGSGN; this is translated from the coding sequence ATGAGCAACCCCCAGCAGCTGCGCTACAGCAAGGAGCACGAGTGGCTGTCGGGCGCCGAGGACGGCGTCTCGACGGTCGGCATCACCGAGTTCGCGGCCAACGCGCTCGGCGATGTCGTCTACGCCCAGCTCCCCGAGGTCGGCGACACGGTGACCGCGGGCGAGACCTGCGGCGAACTCGAGTCGACCAAGTCCGTCAGTGACCTGTACTCCCCGGTCACCGGCGAGGTCGTCGAGGCGAACCAGGACGTCGTGGACGACCCGGCGCTGGTGAACTCCGCCCCGTTCGAGGGCGGCTGGCTGTTCAAGGTCCGCATCTCGGATGAGCCGAAGGACCTGCTCTCCGCGGACGAGTACGACGCGTTCTCCGGCTCCGGCAACTAG
- the gcvT gene encoding glycine cleavage system aminomethyltransferase GcvT, protein MSNAPRKTALDALHRSLGATMTDFAGWDMPLRYGSERDEHLAVRTKAGLFDLSHMGEITVTGPQAVDLLDYALVGNMSTIGPGRARYTMICQEDGGIVDDLIVYRLGEQEYMVVANAGNAQIVLDAITGRAEGFDAEVRDDRDAYALIAVQGPESPGILKSLTDADLDGLKYYAGLPGTVAGVPALIARTGYTGEDGFELFVAPEHAEKLWQALTDAGAPVGLVPAGLSCRDTLRLEAGMPLYGHELTTALTPFDAGLGRVVKFEKTGNEGRFVGREALEAAAERAETAPPRKLVGLIAEGRRVPRAGMSVVSGGQVIGEVTSGAPSPTLGKPIAIAYVDAAHAAPGTEGVGVDIRGAHEPYEVVALPFYKRQK, encoded by the coding sequence ATGAGCAACGCCCCCCGTAAGACCGCCCTCGACGCACTGCACCGCTCGCTGGGCGCGACGATGACCGACTTCGCGGGCTGGGACATGCCGCTGCGGTACGGCAGCGAGCGCGACGAGCACCTCGCGGTCCGCACCAAGGCCGGCCTCTTCGACCTGTCGCACATGGGTGAGATCACCGTCACCGGGCCGCAGGCCGTCGACCTCCTCGACTACGCCCTCGTCGGCAACATGTCCACGATCGGCCCCGGCCGCGCCCGCTACACCATGATCTGCCAGGAGGACGGCGGGATCGTCGACGACCTGATCGTCTACCGCCTGGGCGAGCAGGAGTACATGGTCGTCGCCAACGCGGGCAACGCGCAGATCGTCCTCGACGCGATCACCGGGCGCGCCGAGGGCTTCGACGCCGAGGTCCGCGACGACCGCGACGCCTACGCGCTGATCGCCGTCCAGGGCCCCGAGTCCCCCGGGATCCTGAAGTCCCTCACGGACGCCGACCTGGACGGTCTCAAGTACTACGCGGGCCTGCCCGGCACCGTCGCCGGCGTCCCGGCCCTCATCGCCCGGACCGGCTACACCGGCGAGGACGGCTTCGAGCTGTTCGTCGCCCCGGAGCACGCCGAGAAGCTGTGGCAGGCGCTGACCGACGCGGGCGCGCCGGTCGGGCTCGTCCCCGCCGGCCTCTCCTGCCGCGACACGCTCCGCCTGGAGGCCGGCATGCCGCTGTACGGGCACGAGCTGACGACGGCGCTGACCCCGTTCGACGCCGGTCTCGGCCGCGTCGTGAAGTTCGAGAAGACGGGCAACGAGGGCCGCTTCGTGGGCCGCGAGGCGCTCGAGGCCGCCGCCGAGCGCGCCGAGACCGCCCCGCCGCGCAAGCTCGTCGGCCTGATCGCCGAGGGCCGCCGCGTGCCGCGCGCCGGGATGTCCGTGGTCTCCGGCGGCCAGGTGATCGGCGAGGTCACCTCCGGCGCCCCCTCCCCCACGCTCGGCAAGCCGATCGCCATCGCCTATGTGGACGCGGCGCACGCCGCCCCCGGCACCGAGGGTGTCGGCGTGGACATCCGCGGCGCCCACGAGCCGTACGAGGTCGTGGCGCTGCCGTTCTACAAGCGCCAGAAGTAG
- a CDS encoding AAA family ATPase yields the protein MPRPRSVTGRGPVVRDLRGRGGRTPRRLGFARGDLIVVSGLPGSGKSTLMRRVVGAGGAVRIDSQDARDRWAARLPRLLPYAVYRPLVRLAHFAGLRRALRSGGSVVLHDCGTQAWVRRWLAREAGRRGADLHLMLLDVDADTALAGQRDRGRGVSRYAFARHRRAVAGLVESAERGDLPWGCASAVLLDRDATDVLNGIAFEGG from the coding sequence ATGCCCCGCCCGAGGTCGGTGACGGGGCGCGGTCCGGTCGTCAGGGATCTGCGCGGCAGAGGCGGCCGCACCCCGAGGCGCCTCGGCTTCGCGCGGGGTGACCTGATCGTGGTCTCGGGGCTCCCGGGCAGCGGCAAGTCCACGCTGATGCGCCGCGTGGTCGGCGCCGGCGGAGCCGTGCGCATCGACTCGCAGGACGCCCGTGACCGCTGGGCGGCCCGGCTGCCCCGGCTCCTCCCGTACGCCGTGTACCGCCCGCTCGTGCGGCTCGCGCACTTCGCCGGGCTGCGGCGGGCCCTGCGCTCGGGAGGCAGCGTCGTCCTGCACGACTGCGGCACGCAGGCCTGGGTGCGGCGCTGGCTGGCCAGGGAGGCCGGGCGGCGCGGCGCGGACCTGCATCTGATGCTGCTCGACGTCGACGCGGACACGGCGCTCGCCGGCCAGCGGGACCGCGGCCGCGGGGTCTCGCGCTACGCGTTCGCCCGGCACCGCCGCGCGGTCGCGGGTCTCGTGGAGTCGGCCGAGCGCGGTGACCTGCCGTGGGGCTGCGCGTCCGCGGTGCTGCTGGACCGGGACGCGACGGATGTGCTGAACGGGATCGCGTTCGAGGGCGGCTGA
- a CDS encoding enhanced serine sensitivity protein SseB, translating into MDIPAQAHAHPYGGWPANELEEVLAASLGVDSAGGRIVEVLGRSQVWIPLPQGGGPGSPNLDLPTLEIEGQAYVPVFSSEEQFLAVVGDRMGCTVAPAVEFARGLPPQVGIAVNPDGAVGVPLPPPAVAELCRSGRTPLDGPASGGRVSLYEPDWQNDPVDFLAAVREEFEASGVVLTARRCLASVEGGDPVLFVGVEVSQWEGPARNLPMDALGRALGRVPAPWPVNLVLLDITQDPVGDWMRATLRPFYTQGH; encoded by the coding sequence ATGGACATTCCGGCGCAGGCTCATGCACATCCGTACGGCGGGTGGCCGGCCAACGAGCTGGAGGAGGTGCTCGCCGCCTCCCTCGGGGTCGACTCGGCGGGCGGCCGGATCGTCGAGGTCCTCGGACGCAGTCAGGTGTGGATACCGCTGCCCCAGGGCGGCGGGCCCGGCAGCCCGAACCTCGACCTGCCGACGCTGGAGATCGAGGGCCAGGCCTATGTGCCCGTCTTCAGCTCCGAGGAGCAGTTCCTCGCGGTCGTCGGCGACCGGATGGGCTGCACGGTCGCGCCGGCCGTCGAGTTCGCGCGCGGGCTGCCCCCGCAGGTCGGCATCGCGGTGAACCCGGACGGCGCCGTGGGCGTCCCGCTGCCCCCGCCCGCCGTCGCCGAGCTGTGCAGGTCCGGTCGCACGCCGCTGGACGGGCCCGCCTCGGGCGGCCGGGTCAGCCTCTACGAGCCCGACTGGCAGAACGACCCGGTCGACTTCCTGGCCGCCGTGCGCGAGGAGTTCGAGGCGTCCGGCGTCGTGCTCACCGCCCGCCGCTGCCTCGCCAGCGTCGAGGGCGGCGACCCCGTCCTCTTCGTCGGCGTCGAGGTGTCGCAGTGGGAGGGTCCCGCGCGCAACCTGCCCATGGACGCCCTGGGCCGCGCTCTGGGCCGGGTGCCGGCGCCCTGGCCGGTGAACCTCGTCCTGCTCGACATCACCCAGGACCCGGTCGGTGACTGGATGCGAGCCACGCTGCGGCCGTTCTACACGCAGGGTCACTGA